In one window of Gossypium hirsutum isolate 1008001.06 chromosome A01, Gossypium_hirsutum_v2.1, whole genome shotgun sequence DNA:
- the LOC107917619 gene encoding uncharacterized protein, whose product MATRKGHLCPQISLSNSNPNLIIILFYFVFQTSISFHNFRGFEKPLFPRLLSLQFFLLLCVGALGSCGSFYFPLTPIKKIMIRKTCPIPNLHIQDGLETVLEVPILEEMCTQLGTDAALLPWLNMRALMNDNLSSTPHLQAKSDTEFLALLKIVGAPLIPFQVHLLNYTLSSPLRHCPFESSSAKYIVQQSVAASGGHLALGSATSMCAMGRVKMKGSEMQAGYDSVQLRRNCEVGDFVLWQKNPDLWYLELVVAGFKVSAGSDGKVAWNQSTSQPGHANRGPPRPLRRFFQGLDPRSTASLFKEAVCVGERTINNEDCFILRLETASSVLKEQSSAQTEIIHHTIWGYFSQRSGLLMKFEDRKLVMMKPPNRKDRVFWETTVESVVQDYKQTDGIKVAHSGNTMTTLYRYGKSHNHKRKIEETWRIHEVDFNICGLSDETFLPPPDLKREQ is encoded by the exons ATGGCTACCCGCAAGGGGCACCTCTGCCCTCAAATATCTTTATCAAATTCAAACCCAAATCTCATAATTATTCTAttctattttgtttttcaaacttcaattagtTTCCACAATTTCAGAGGCTTTGAGAAGCCTCTCTTTCCGAGGCTTCTTTCTCTCCAGTTCTTTCTGCTGCTGTGTGTTGGAGCCTTGGGGAGTTGTGGTTCATTTTATTTTCCATTAACTCCAATCAAAAAAATTATGATAAGGAAGACATGCCCTATCCCTAATCTCCATATCCAAGACGGCCTAGAAACCGTCCTGGAAGTGCCTATTCTCGAAGAAATGTGTACCCAATTGGGCACCGATGCGGCTTTATTACCATGGCTAAACATGCGAGCTTTAATGAATGATAATTTATCATCAACACCCCATCTCCAAGCTAAATCAGATACCGAGTTCTTAGCTTTGCTTAAGATTGTTGGGGCTCCTCTCATCCCTTTTCAAGTCCATTTGTTGAATTATACACTTTCATCTCCCCTCAGACATTGTCCGTTT GAATCTTCGAGTGCAAAATATATAGTGCAGCAGTCTGTAGCGGCGAGTGGAGGGCATTTGGCGTTGGGTTCAGCGACAAGCATGTGTGCAATGGGACGAGTGAAAATGAAGGGTTCAGAGATGCAAGCAGGTTATGATAGCGTGCAACTAAGGAGGAATTGTGAGGTTGGGGATTTCGTCTTGTGGCAAAAGAACCCGGATTTGTGGTATTTGGAACTTGTTGTGGCGGGTTTTAAGGTTAGTGCAGGGAGTGATGGTAAGGTTGCTTGGAATCAATCCACTTCTCAACCTGGACATGCAAATAGAGGCCCTCCAAGACCCCTACGAAGATTCTTCCAG GGATTGGACCCAAGGAGCACGGCTAGTTTATTCAAAGAAGCTGTTTGTGTAGGAGAGAGGACGATTAACAATGAAGATTGTTTCATACTCAGGCTTGAAACTGCTTCAAGCGTCCTCAAAGAACAAAGCTCGGCTCAGACGGAGATAATCCATCACACCATCTGGGGATATTTCAGCCAAAGAAGTGGGCTTCTTATGAAATTCGAGGACAGAAAGCTGGTGATGATGAAACCACCAAACAGGAAAGACCGAGTATTTTGGGAGACCACTGTGGAATCAGTGGTTCAAGACTACAAGCAAACCGATGGCATTAAAGTAGCCCATAGTGGGAATACCATGACGACTCTTTACAGATATGGCAAGTCCCATAATCACAAGAGGAAGATTGA